The nucleotide sequence CTGGCCCTCTGGCTGGCCGAACCCGATCGCGAAGCCCGCCGCCGCCGCGAGATCGCCGAGTTGGGCCTCGACCTCCGCGAAGTCGGCCGATGCCTGGCGGAGCGCTGGGGCTGCGACCCCTTGATCGTCGACGCCGCATGGCTTTACGGCGAGGACGACGCCGACCTGCTGGCCGCTGCCCGCGAGCCAGCCCGGTTAGCCCTCGTCCGCGAGGCCATCCGCCGCGCCGAGGCCACCCCCTGGGCGCTGGACCCGCCCGACGGCCGCACGCCGGCCATGCCGGCCGACCCCCGCCTGAGGATCCTCGTGGCCGAAGTCCAGGCTCGCACCGGGGCTCCGTTTACGGCCGCCGACGCCTCTCCCTTCGAGGAGCGGGCCGTCCGCGACGCCGCCCGGCTCCGAATCCGGCTCGCCGAGATGACGCGCACCGCCGCCAGCCGGCAGCGGCTCATCGACGCTGTCGCCGACTCCGTCCCCGACGAAACCCCGGAGAACTGGGCCGTCCGCGCCGGCCGAGCCTGGTGCGGCGAACCCGAGGTCAACGCCGCCCGCGTCGTTTGGCGCGAGCCCCGCATGGGCGCGGCGGCTCCAGGTCTCGACGACGAGCCCGAGTCCGAGAACCCGTCGCGCCGGGGTGCCTCCTGGACGATCCCCCTGGAATCGGCGGGCGAATCCATCGGCGAAATCCAGCTCTGGCTCGACGCCGACGTGCAGGCTCTCCACGACCGACTTGGCCCCACGCGAGTGATCGAAGCCTGGAAGTCGTGGTCGGCCCATGTCGCCGGCCGGGCCTTGCAAGATCGTCGCCTGCGCGCCGCGGTGGAGGGCTCTCGCGAGGCTTCGCGATCGGCCCGGGCTCGGCTTCAGACCGCCAAGCTTGACGCCCTCGCCGAATTCGCCGCCGGCGCGGGACATGAGTTGAACAACCCGCTGGCCGTCATCGTCGGCCGGGCCCAACTCCTTCAGGCCAAGGCCGAGGACCCGGAGACGAAGCGGTCGCTGGGAATCATCCTCAGCCAGGCGCAGCGGACGCACCGGATCCTCCGCGACCTCATGTTCATCGCCCGTCCTGGCACCTCCCGCCCCCGGCTCTGTCGACCGGCCGACGTCCTGCGCGCCTGCCTGGCCGACTTCCAGGCCGAGTGCGAATCCCGCGGCCTCCGTCTGGTCGGCGAATTCGACGAGCCCGAGCAACAGGCGTGGACCGACCCTGACGGCCTGCGACACGTCGCCGACGTCCTGATCCGCAACGCACTCCAGGCCTCCTCCGGCAACGGCGGCGGGACGATCCGCCTCCGCGCGGGGCGGCAGGGCCGCGAGCTTCGCATCCAGGTGGCCGACACCGGCAAGGGGATCGCCCCGACCGAAGCCCCCCACCTCTTCGACCCCTTCTTCTGCGGTCGGCAGGCCGGCCGCGGGCTGGGCCTGGGCCTCGCCCGGGCCGCCCGGATCGTCGAGCGCGCCGGCGGCTCTCTGACATGGGACCCCGCCCCCGGCCAGGGCTCGATCTTCCACGTCCGCATCCCCTGGGAACGCCCCCCCGAAGAGCCCGCCGCACGCGGAGCTTGATCGACCGCCCGAGATCGTCAAAACAGACGACTCGCGACCTGCGGAGGTCGTAATCGCTCAGGGGACCTGGATGGAGGCTCCCGCCTCCGAATCCAGCGCGCCGTCAACTCCACGACGGCGCCGTCGGCCCCCCGCCAGTCGCTCGATTTCAAACGCCGGTGCCAGGTCGTCGCCTGGTCTTGACACGCGCCGACGAGCCGGCGGATCGACCGGCGAACACTCATATGCATGCGCGATGGTCGAGAACCGCGTCGTAGACTCCCTCGTTTTAGGGATATCGCCAAGACCGACCTCTTCCCCACACTTTACAATCAAATTTGTGTCACTTTCGAACTTTTTTCCAGTTTACTGGGCTAACTCGTCTCCTTTCTCGCATTGTCTTGCGAACGATGAATTCGCCGACGAGTTCCCCCCTCGATCGACGTCGAGGGAGTCGCGCTCACGTGATGGGGCTGAAACGTCAGGAGGCCCGATCGATGAACGTGGAACACGACCAACCGACCCTTTTCCACCGAGTCCACGCCCGCCACGGTTCCATCCTGCTCGTCGCGCTCGCTCTGGCCGGGACCGCCTCGGCGGGCCTCGCACTGACCTGGCGGGCCGCAAAGGCAGAGCGACGAGCCCTCGACGCGCTTGAGAGCGAAGTCGCCCAGCGCCGGTTCGCCCAGGAGCAACTGGCCGTCGCCCTTGAGGAACTCGACGAACTGTACGCCGACCTGGGAGAATGGTGGTTGGCGAACGCCGACGGGTTGACCAGTCTTCAGCGTCAATGCCTGACAAAAGCCCTGCCTCGCTACGAACGGTTCGCGGAGGCTCAGGGCGACGCCCCCGACGTCCGCCGCGCCACGGCGACGGCCATTCACCGGGTCGGCCAGATCCGCATGGCGCTCGGCCGCCCCGGCGACGCCGAAGGACCCTTCGAGCAGGCCGTGGCGATTCGACGACAGCTTGCCGACTTTCCCCCCCACCACCCCGCCGACCGCCTCGCCCTGGCTGAAAGCCTTCGGGCGCGCGGAGCCGTTCTGAGCACCCTGCGGCTCAAAACCGCGGCGGAACAGCTCGATCGCGAGGCCGCCGATCTGGCCGACTCCCTCGTCGCAGAAAATCCCGGCGAGCCGCTCTACCTCGGCGTGCTGATCGAATGCCTGAACGATCTGAGCCAGCGGCAGGAAGACCTGGCGCGAAACGATGAGGCCGAAACGACCCACCAGCGAGCGCTCAGCCTCGCAAGATCCCTCGCGGCCTCGAATCCGACCGCCCCCAGACATCGAGAGCTGCTGGCCCGGCTTCTCAGCCGCGAGGGAGCCCGCGCCGGTGTGCGGGGCGAGTGTGACGACGCGGAAGCCGCTCTGCGTCAGACGATAGGCATCCTGAAGGATCTTCAGATCGACGCCCCGAGCCGCATCGACTACCGCGCCAGGCACGCGGCGGCTCTGGGCGACCTCGCCGTCGCCCTGAGCAAGGCAAAGCGGCCTCGCGACGCCGACCCCGTGTTGCGCCGATCGGTCGCGATGCACGACGAACTGGCCGAGGAGCATCCCGACGTCCTTCTCTACCGCCGACGTTCCGCCGCAGCCTGGCACAACCTGGGCGTGCTGCATGACCGACTCGGCCGGGCAGCCGACGCGGAAGCGGCCTGGCGCCATTCCATCAAGCTGTACGAGGACTTGCTTCGCGATTTTCCTGACGATCAAGAATCTCGCGCCGACCTCGCCGCCACCGCCGCCCT is from Paludisphaera rhizosphaerae and encodes:
- a CDS encoding ATP-binding protein, which codes for MRFQSGRTTPGEPLLGRLYGLARLPVRPHSARVVAAVFADAVEAEDDESGPVVPRTLPDLDPGWLAAEATPGSPGALQVLANAPWWPSATASGPAAEAIQKLWRHAVATASACRSLAKEHDDRDPDGLIRAGMLHGLGRWALAAVDPERLALWLAEPDREARRRREIAELGLDLREVGRCLAERWGCDPLIVDAAWLYGEDDADLLAAAREPARLALVREAIRRAEATPWALDPPDGRTPAMPADPRLRILVAEVQARTGAPFTAADASPFEERAVRDAARLRIRLAEMTRTAASRQRLIDAVADSVPDETPENWAVRAGRAWCGEPEVNAARVVWREPRMGAAAPGLDDEPESENPSRRGASWTIPLESAGESIGEIQLWLDADVQALHDRLGPTRVIEAWKSWSAHVAGRALQDRRLRAAVEGSREASRSARARLQTAKLDALAEFAAGAGHELNNPLAVIVGRAQLLQAKAEDPETKRSLGIILSQAQRTHRILRDLMFIARPGTSRPRLCRPADVLRACLADFQAECESRGLRLVGEFDEPEQQAWTDPDGLRHVADVLIRNALQASSGNGGGTIRLRAGRQGRELRIQVADTGKGIAPTEAPHLFDPFFCGRQAGRGLGLGLARAARIVERAGGSLTWDPAPGQGSIFHVRIPWERPPEEPAARGA
- a CDS encoding tetratricopeptide repeat protein; this encodes MNVEHDQPTLFHRVHARHGSILLVALALAGTASAGLALTWRAAKAERRALDALESEVAQRRFAQEQLAVALEELDELYADLGEWWLANADGLTSLQRQCLTKALPRYERFAEAQGDAPDVRRATATAIHRVGQIRMALGRPGDAEGPFEQAVAIRRQLADFPPHHPADRLALAESLRARGAVLSTLRLKTAAEQLDREAADLADSLVAENPGEPLYLGVLIECLNDLSQRQEDLARNDEAETTHQRALSLARSLAASNPTAPRHRELLARLLSREGARAGVRGECDDAEAALRQTIGILKDLQIDAPSRIDYRARHAAALGDLAVALSKAKRPRDADPVLRRSVAMHDELAEEHPDVLLYRRRSAAAWHNLGVLHDRLGRAADAEAAWRHSIKLYEDLLRDFPDDQESRADLAATAALLASKLDSVDQSAKALEYRVMQADAARSLVDLAPENVNRRLALANAWIDIGGSLMGVGRTDEALGYLRNGLAAYEPVSGQRSLNMQGLSYLACGLTNLSQCLKLHRDGLEEAESALRRAADFHRRLANQRPDDLDFQRALGEDLVRLGELRRLQGKSAEAVDLCERALAFQRSNLADNPSDLAVRQAFREAHYELAKAKRALGDRAGASETAESLIRDMPDDPQALAMAVGFLENRAVAKAAVDKAADLGARNASIQNLLAYVLATTSHPGLRDPSRAVELARRATGFSPLNGAYESTLGLALFRSGQYDEAVVRLERAECLPGRLEGLDALALTLAHTQKGDLSTARRHYEHAMKWAEIHSLIDQEVFEDLRAEAEAALNDETS